A region of Micropterus dolomieu isolate WLL.071019.BEF.003 ecotype Adirondacks linkage group LG01, ASM2129224v1, whole genome shotgun sequence DNA encodes the following proteins:
- the nktr gene encoding NK-tumor recognition protein isoform X4, which produces MGVKDRPQCYFDVELNREPVGRIVFQLFLDICPKTCKNFLSLCTGEKGTGKVTGKKLCYKGSTFHRVVKNFMIQGGDFTEGNGRGGESIYGGYFEDENFTLKHDRAFLLSMANRGKDTNGSQFFITTKTAPHLDGVHVVFGLVISGFEVIKKIEGLKTDSASRPYADVRVIDCGQLITKSANDVVEGKRKRANSSADLSLNSHDSSQFSSSAESESESDEKHKHHKHKRHAKSKRSKKKRRESQKEKNDDVPLTDPSSHCPVERDVLEGENEVEGEKEQSGKREKPVVRPEEIPPVPENRFLLRRDMPSQEDKTEIVEKEETSLSVDQKPAVSKSGRKIKGRGTMRYHTPTRSKSRSASVEERGSSETPPHWKEEMKRTKVYQPPSVERWTKGDNRWDDRSNSTWSRSAEHSSDRSSEGSSVRRQQKKEKKKAKHKKKAKKRKRGKKKSSKNKAQEPRLSEGERSLSLERKSKRSRSPSCSSSNQHHSSPRRRRRSSLSFRDSRSYSRSYTSSQSRSRGRSRSYSRSRSLSRSRSRSLSRSRSQSYSRSRSRSRSRSRSRYRSRSPSRKRSSSRSPRKRKASKPKADAMIHVPEKLPESKVTPVPRLPTVLPPESVSVIPLSDSPPPSRWKPGQKPWKPSYIHIQEIKAKVAPSNISFTGQAADSVTEKAQTSVKPKCPPGNSESDKGHKPAGRSQSRSSRSMSYSRSYSCSRSRSYSRSGSRSPYQYNSRSSSYSRSGSENSHKTSNKKNSLDKEWKEYYSSLKRIKDLDKYIALASSQDVPSGSENRAGCEHSPDFLEKIKEKGSSQDQETKHYSSMPVESFHSRSEWDSDSDKVSQSNSATLSKKQKQAAPSSEILDKKLSAVTGWNSESDSENITARKLAISEKEEGEASSESEHETFGKTSEAAVAAAAAGGQSEESPEKAAEPEKHKSKKKAKRKHKHKRRSENKSASHHSKDKRKRSKRKHQKLKETFHWQPPLEFGEEEEDDESKRERHSPGRVVKERPGVDSTNEKHQCLTSLTKNPPREDDKGQQRAKECVSKNPKHAEPHLQSSNRNGANLPSINEQESLDDMDICTPEHDIEIVEPPVTQDSHCDAPELTIKSTSKSSDISKDSALPHSKEQPSVTSTMTAAGLQDEATTGTVSSFKWRPLKGMSALQSASVPPVTTKSIQLQESQTPNARGVRMEIKSKSRVRPGSLFDEVRKTARLNQRPRNQESSSEESSPSVGKMRGTSRTRSPKKSRSASRKSHSVSSHRSHSRGWSHSYSRSRSRSRSSSYSSRSRSRSRRRHGRGRSRSRSSTYRSYRSHSRTYSRSHSRSRSYNRRRRSRSDSYDSYSSRSVSRRRGYRRSDSYRSSDRRSRSSRSSSRSSSRRRSHSRSSRYS; this is translated from the exons ATGGGGGTGAAAGACCGCCCTCAGTGTTACTTTGATGTGGAGCTCAACCGTGAGCCAG ttGGGCGCATAGTCTTTCAACTTTTTTTGGATATTTGTCCCAAGACATGCAAaaactttctgtctttgtgcaCTG GTGAAAAGGGAACTGGCAAAGTCACAGGAAAAAAGCTGTGCTACAAAGGCTCCACGTTTCACAGGGTTGTAAAGAACTTTATGATCCAGGGAGGCGACTTCACCGAAG GAAATGGAAGAGGTGGAGAGTCCATATATGGTGGCTACTTTGAAG ACGAGAACTTCACTCTCAAACACGACAGAGCCTTCCTGTTGTCGATGGCCAATCGTGGGAAGGACACCAACGGTTCACAGTTTTTCAT CACAACCAAGACGGCGCCTCATCTTGATGG AGTCCATGTCGTCTTCGGTCTAGTCATCTCCGGCTTTGAGGTGATAAAGAAGATCGAGGGGCTGAAGACTGATTCAGCCAGCAGGCCCTACGCTGATGTGAGAGTGATAGACTGCGGGCAACTTATCACCAAGTCCGCTAATGATG TAGTTGAAGGCAAGAGGAAAAGAGCCAACTCGTCTGCCGACTTGTCCCTCAATTCCCACGACTCCTCGCAGTTCTCCTCTTCAGCGGAATCTGAAAGTGAATCAGATGAAAAGCACAAACATCACAAGCACAAGCGACACGCAAAGAGTAAACGgtcaaaaaagaaaaggagggaatCACAGAAAGAGAAGAACGATGATGTCCCTCTTACAGACCCAAg CTCTCACTGTCCTGTGGAAAGAGATGTGCTGGAGGGAGAGAACGAagtggagggagagaaggagcagagcgggaagagagagaagcctGTCGTCCGACCAGAGGAAATCCCGCCGGTGCCAGAGAACCGCTTCCTGCTGCGACGGGACATGCCATCTCAGGAAGATAAAACAGAGAT AGTTGAGAAAGAAGAAACGTCCCTTTCAGTTGACCAGAAACCAGCAGTCTCCAAGTCCGGACGGAAGATCAAAGGCAGAGGAACAATG AGATATCACACCCCCACAAGATCGAAATCGCGCTCTGCATCTGTGGAAGAGCGTGGTAGCAGTGAAACTCCACCACACTGgaaagaagagatgaagagaacCAAAGTTTATCAGCCGCCGAGCGTCGAGAGATGGACCAAAGGAGACAA CAGATGGGACGACAGAAGCAACTCTACGTGGTCCCGGTCTGCAGAACACTCCTCAGACCGCAGCTCTGAGGGGTCCAGTGTGCGCCGCCaacagaagaaagagaagaagaaagccAAACACAAGAAGAAGGCCAAAAAACGTAAGCGTGGCAAGAAGAAGAGCTCAAAGAACAAAGCTCAAGAGCCTCGCCTGTCAGAGGGAGAAAGGTCTTTGTCTTTAGAAAGAAAGTCCAAAAGATCCCGTTCTCCATCCTGCTCCTCTTCAAATCAGCATCATTCGTCTCCTCGGAGGAGACGGCGGTCCTCGCTGTCCTTTAGAGACTCGCGGTCCTACTCTAGGTCCTACACATCCAGTCAGTCCAGATCTAGAGGGAGGTCCAGGTCTTATTCAAGATCCAGAAGCCTTTCTAGGTCTAGAAGTCGGTCTTTGTCTAGATCCAGATCCCAGTCATATTCTCGATCCCGGTCTAGATCCAGGTCGAGATCAAGATCCAGGTACAGATCTAGGTCTCCATCCAGAAAGAGGAGTTCATCCAGATCCCCAAGAAAGAGAAAGGCTAGCAAGCCCAAAGCGGACGCCATGATCCACGTGCCCGAGAAGCTCCCAGAGAGCAAAGTCACGCCTGTCCCCAGACTCCCTACCGTCCTGCCTCCTGAAAGCGTCTCCGTGATCCCGCTGAGCGACAGTCCTCCTCCTTCACGCTGGAAACCTGGTCAGAAGCCATGGAAGCCCTCCTACATCCACATTCAGGAAATAAAAGCCAAAGTGGCTCCCAGTAACATTTCCTTCACAGGACAAGCAGCTGATAGTGTTACAGAAAAAGCTCAGACTTCAGTTAAACCAAAGTGTCCGCCAGGCAACTCTGAAAGCGACAAAGGACACAAACCTGCAGGGCGCTCACAAAGCAGGTCCTCCAGAAGCATGTCTTACAGCCGTTCATACAGCTGCTCAAGGAGCAGAAGTTACAGTAGGTCTGGGTCCAGATCCCCGTATCAGTACAACAGCAGGTCATCGTCCTACAGCAGGTCAGGCTCTGAAAACTcccacaaaacaagcaacaagAAGAATTCACTGGACAAGGAATGGAAAGAGTATTACAGCTCTTTAAAGAGGATAAAAGATTTAGATAAGTACATTGCTCTCGCCAGTAGTCAAGATGTTCCGTCAGGATCGGAGAACAGGGCAGGCTGTGAGCATAGTCCTGACTttttggagaaaataaaagagaaaggcAGCTCACAAGATCAAGAGACGAAGCATTACAGCTCAATGCCAGTGGAAAGCTTTCATAGCAGGTCTGAATGGGATAGTGACAGTGATAAAGTGAGCCAAAGCAACAGCGCTACCCTGTCAAAGAAGCAGAAACAAGCAGCTCCGTCCAGTGAAATTCTTGACAAGAAGTTGTCTGCAGTTACTGGATGGAATTCAGAAAGCGATTCTGAAAATATAACAGCCAGGAAATTGGCCATATCTGAAAAAGAGGAAGGGGAGGCAagttcagaatcagagcatGAGACTTTCGGGAAGACGTCAGAGGCAGCGGTTGCCGCTGCTGCAGCTGGTGGTCAGTCAGAGGAAAGTCCTGAGAAGGCAGCAGAGCCGGAGAAGCACAAGAGCAAGAAAAAGGCCAAACGGAAGCACAAACACAAGCGAAGAAGTGAGAACAAAAGCGCTTCCCACCACAGTAAGGACAAAAGAAAGAGATCTAAGAGGAAACATCAGAAGCTCAAAGAGACTTTTCACTGGCAGCCACCTTTAGAGTtcggagaggaggaagaggacgacGAATCAAAACGAGAGAGACACAGTCCTGGGAGAGTTGTCAAAGAAAGACCTGGTGTGGACAGTACGAATGAAAAGCACCAATGTTTAACCTCTTTAACCAAGAATCCTCCTAGAGAAGATGATAAGGGGCAACAGAGAGCAAAGGAATGTGTCAGCAAAAACCCAAAACACGCTGAACCCCATCTTCAGTCATCCAACCGGAACGGTGCCAATTTACCCAGTATCAACGAGCAAGAGTCATTAGACGACATGGACATTTGCACCCCTGAGCATGACATTGAAATTGTAGAACCTCCAGTTACACAGGATTCTCATTGTGACGCCCCTGAATTAACCATAAAATCTACCTCTAAGTCTTCAGATATAAGTAAAGACAGCGCTTTACCTCATAGCAAAGAACAGCCTTCTGTTACCTCCACAATGACAGCTGCTGGACTGCAAGATGAAGCAACCACTGGCACTGTGAGTAGTTTCAAATGGAGGCCTTTAAAAGGAATGTCAGCTTTACAGAGCGCGAGCGTGCCGCCTGTCACCACAAAAAGTATCCAACTTCAAGAGAGCCAGACCCCCAACGCCCGCGGAGTGAGAATGGAGATAAAAAGCAAAAGCCGGGTACGCCCAGGATCTCTGTTCGATGAGGTTCGTAAGACCGCCCGGCTCAACCAGAGGCCGAGAAACCAGGAGAGCTCCAGCGAGGAGAGCTCCCCCTCTGTGGGAAAGATGAGGGGGACGTCGCGCACGCGGTCCCCGAAGAAGTCCAGGTCCGCGTCCAGGAAGTCACACTCTGTTTCCAGTCACCGGTCCCACTCCCGAGGCTGGTCCCACTCTTACAGCAGGTCCAGGAGTAGATCCCGCAGCTCCAGCTACTCTTCTAG GAGCCGTAGCAGGAGTCGAAGGAGACACGGAAGAGGACGGTCACGCTCTCGTAGCAGCACATATAGAAGTTACAGGAGTCACAG TCGGACATACAGTAGAAGTCATTCCAGAAGTCGCTCATATAATCGGCGTCGGAGATCCAG GTCAGACTCTTATGACAGCTATTCCAGTCGGAGCGTGAGCAGGAGACGAGGTTACAGGCGAAGTGACAGCTACAGGAGCTCAGACCGCCGATCCCG GTCGTCCCGCTCCTCGAGTCGCAGCTCTTCCAGACGCAGGAGTCACAGTCGCAGCAGCCGCTACAGTTGA
- the nktr gene encoding NK-tumor recognition protein isoform X5 — MGVKDRPQCYFDVELNREPVGRIVFQLFLDICPKTCKNFLSLCTGEKGTGKVTGKKLCYKGSTFHRVVKNFMIQGGDFTEGNGRGGESIYGGYFEDENFTLKHDRAFLLSMANRGKDTNGSQFFITTKTAPHLDGVHVVFGLVISGFEVIKKIEGLKTDSASRPYADVRVIDCGQLITKSANDVVEGKRKRANSSADLSLNSHDSSQFSSSAESESESDEKHKHHKHKRHAKSKRSKKKRRESQKEKNDDVPLTDPSSHCPVERDVLEGENEVEGEKEQSGKREKPVVRPEEIPPVPENRFLLRRDMPSQEDKTEIVEKEETSLSVDQKPAVSKSGRKIKGRGTMRYHTPTRSKSRSASVEERGSSETPPHWKEEMKRTKVYQPPSVERWTKGDKWDDRSNSTWSRSAEHSSDRSSEGSSVRRQQKKEKKKAKHKKKAKKRKRGKKKSSKNKAQEPRLSEGERSLSLERKSKRSRSPSCSSSNQHHSSPRRRRRSSLSFRDSRSYSRSYTSSQSRSRGRSRSYSRSRSLSRSRSRSLSRSRSQSYSRSRSRSRSRSRSRYRSRSPSRKRSSSRSPRKRKASKPKADAMIHVPEKLPESKVTPVPRLPTVLPPESVSVIPLSDSPPPSRWKPGQKPWKPSYIHIQEIKAKVAPSNISFTGQAADSVTEKAQTSVKPKCPPGNSESDKGHKPAGRSQSRSSRSMSYSRSYSCSRSRSYSRSGSRSPYQYNSRSSSYSRSGSENSHKTSNKKNSLDKEWKEYYSSLKRIKDLDKYIALASSQDVPSGSENRAGCEHSPDFLEKIKEKGSSQDQETKHYSSMPVESFHSRSEWDSDSDKVSQSNSATLSKKQKQAAPSSEILDKKLSAVTGWNSESDSENITARKLAISEKEEGEASSESEHETFGKTSEAAVAAAAAGGQSEESPEKAAEPEKHKSKKKAKRKHKHKRRSENKSASHHSKDKRKRSKRKHQKLKETFHWQPPLEFGEEEEDDESKRERHSPGRVVKERPGVDSTNEKHQCLTSLTKNPPREDDKGQQRAKECVSKNPKHAEPHLQSSNRNGANLPSINEQESLDDMDICTPEHDIEIVEPPVTQDSHCDAPELTIKSTSKSSDISKDSALPHSKEQPSVTSTMTAAGLQDEATTGTVSSFKWRPLKGMSALQSASVPPVTTKSIQLQESQTPNARGVRMEIKSKSRVRPGSLFDEVRKTARLNQRPRNQESSSEESSPSVGKMRGTSRTRSPKKSRSASRKSHSVSSHRSHSRGWSHSYSRSRSRSRSSSYSSRSRSRSRRRHGRGRSRSRSSTYRSYRSHSRTYSRSHSRSRSYNRRRRSRSDSYDSYSSRSVSRRRGYRRSDSYRSSDRRSRSSRSSSRSSSRRRSHSRSSRYS, encoded by the exons ATGGGGGTGAAAGACCGCCCTCAGTGTTACTTTGATGTGGAGCTCAACCGTGAGCCAG ttGGGCGCATAGTCTTTCAACTTTTTTTGGATATTTGTCCCAAGACATGCAAaaactttctgtctttgtgcaCTG GTGAAAAGGGAACTGGCAAAGTCACAGGAAAAAAGCTGTGCTACAAAGGCTCCACGTTTCACAGGGTTGTAAAGAACTTTATGATCCAGGGAGGCGACTTCACCGAAG GAAATGGAAGAGGTGGAGAGTCCATATATGGTGGCTACTTTGAAG ACGAGAACTTCACTCTCAAACACGACAGAGCCTTCCTGTTGTCGATGGCCAATCGTGGGAAGGACACCAACGGTTCACAGTTTTTCAT CACAACCAAGACGGCGCCTCATCTTGATGG AGTCCATGTCGTCTTCGGTCTAGTCATCTCCGGCTTTGAGGTGATAAAGAAGATCGAGGGGCTGAAGACTGATTCAGCCAGCAGGCCCTACGCTGATGTGAGAGTGATAGACTGCGGGCAACTTATCACCAAGTCCGCTAATGATG TAGTTGAAGGCAAGAGGAAAAGAGCCAACTCGTCTGCCGACTTGTCCCTCAATTCCCACGACTCCTCGCAGTTCTCCTCTTCAGCGGAATCTGAAAGTGAATCAGATGAAAAGCACAAACATCACAAGCACAAGCGACACGCAAAGAGTAAACGgtcaaaaaagaaaaggagggaatCACAGAAAGAGAAGAACGATGATGTCCCTCTTACAGACCCAAg CTCTCACTGTCCTGTGGAAAGAGATGTGCTGGAGGGAGAGAACGAagtggagggagagaaggagcagagcgggaagagagagaagcctGTCGTCCGACCAGAGGAAATCCCGCCGGTGCCAGAGAACCGCTTCCTGCTGCGACGGGACATGCCATCTCAGGAAGATAAAACAGAGAT AGTTGAGAAAGAAGAAACGTCCCTTTCAGTTGACCAGAAACCAGCAGTCTCCAAGTCCGGACGGAAGATCAAAGGCAGAGGAACAATG AGATATCACACCCCCACAAGATCGAAATCGCGCTCTGCATCTGTGGAAGAGCGTGGTAGCAGTGAAACTCCACCACACTGgaaagaagagatgaagagaacCAAAGTTTATCAGCCGCCGAGCGTCGAGAGATGGACCAAAGGAGACAA ATGGGACGACAGAAGCAACTCTACGTGGTCCCGGTCTGCAGAACACTCCTCAGACCGCAGCTCTGAGGGGTCCAGTGTGCGCCGCCaacagaagaaagagaagaagaaagccAAACACAAGAAGAAGGCCAAAAAACGTAAGCGTGGCAAGAAGAAGAGCTCAAAGAACAAAGCTCAAGAGCCTCGCCTGTCAGAGGGAGAAAGGTCTTTGTCTTTAGAAAGAAAGTCCAAAAGATCCCGTTCTCCATCCTGCTCCTCTTCAAATCAGCATCATTCGTCTCCTCGGAGGAGACGGCGGTCCTCGCTGTCCTTTAGAGACTCGCGGTCCTACTCTAGGTCCTACACATCCAGTCAGTCCAGATCTAGAGGGAGGTCCAGGTCTTATTCAAGATCCAGAAGCCTTTCTAGGTCTAGAAGTCGGTCTTTGTCTAGATCCAGATCCCAGTCATATTCTCGATCCCGGTCTAGATCCAGGTCGAGATCAAGATCCAGGTACAGATCTAGGTCTCCATCCAGAAAGAGGAGTTCATCCAGATCCCCAAGAAAGAGAAAGGCTAGCAAGCCCAAAGCGGACGCCATGATCCACGTGCCCGAGAAGCTCCCAGAGAGCAAAGTCACGCCTGTCCCCAGACTCCCTACCGTCCTGCCTCCTGAAAGCGTCTCCGTGATCCCGCTGAGCGACAGTCCTCCTCCTTCACGCTGGAAACCTGGTCAGAAGCCATGGAAGCCCTCCTACATCCACATTCAGGAAATAAAAGCCAAAGTGGCTCCCAGTAACATTTCCTTCACAGGACAAGCAGCTGATAGTGTTACAGAAAAAGCTCAGACTTCAGTTAAACCAAAGTGTCCGCCAGGCAACTCTGAAAGCGACAAAGGACACAAACCTGCAGGGCGCTCACAAAGCAGGTCCTCCAGAAGCATGTCTTACAGCCGTTCATACAGCTGCTCAAGGAGCAGAAGTTACAGTAGGTCTGGGTCCAGATCCCCGTATCAGTACAACAGCAGGTCATCGTCCTACAGCAGGTCAGGCTCTGAAAACTcccacaaaacaagcaacaagAAGAATTCACTGGACAAGGAATGGAAAGAGTATTACAGCTCTTTAAAGAGGATAAAAGATTTAGATAAGTACATTGCTCTCGCCAGTAGTCAAGATGTTCCGTCAGGATCGGAGAACAGGGCAGGCTGTGAGCATAGTCCTGACTttttggagaaaataaaagagaaaggcAGCTCACAAGATCAAGAGACGAAGCATTACAGCTCAATGCCAGTGGAAAGCTTTCATAGCAGGTCTGAATGGGATAGTGACAGTGATAAAGTGAGCCAAAGCAACAGCGCTACCCTGTCAAAGAAGCAGAAACAAGCAGCTCCGTCCAGTGAAATTCTTGACAAGAAGTTGTCTGCAGTTACTGGATGGAATTCAGAAAGCGATTCTGAAAATATAACAGCCAGGAAATTGGCCATATCTGAAAAAGAGGAAGGGGAGGCAagttcagaatcagagcatGAGACTTTCGGGAAGACGTCAGAGGCAGCGGTTGCCGCTGCTGCAGCTGGTGGTCAGTCAGAGGAAAGTCCTGAGAAGGCAGCAGAGCCGGAGAAGCACAAGAGCAAGAAAAAGGCCAAACGGAAGCACAAACACAAGCGAAGAAGTGAGAACAAAAGCGCTTCCCACCACAGTAAGGACAAAAGAAAGAGATCTAAGAGGAAACATCAGAAGCTCAAAGAGACTTTTCACTGGCAGCCACCTTTAGAGTtcggagaggaggaagaggacgacGAATCAAAACGAGAGAGACACAGTCCTGGGAGAGTTGTCAAAGAAAGACCTGGTGTGGACAGTACGAATGAAAAGCACCAATGTTTAACCTCTTTAACCAAGAATCCTCCTAGAGAAGATGATAAGGGGCAACAGAGAGCAAAGGAATGTGTCAGCAAAAACCCAAAACACGCTGAACCCCATCTTCAGTCATCCAACCGGAACGGTGCCAATTTACCCAGTATCAACGAGCAAGAGTCATTAGACGACATGGACATTTGCACCCCTGAGCATGACATTGAAATTGTAGAACCTCCAGTTACACAGGATTCTCATTGTGACGCCCCTGAATTAACCATAAAATCTACCTCTAAGTCTTCAGATATAAGTAAAGACAGCGCTTTACCTCATAGCAAAGAACAGCCTTCTGTTACCTCCACAATGACAGCTGCTGGACTGCAAGATGAAGCAACCACTGGCACTGTGAGTAGTTTCAAATGGAGGCCTTTAAAAGGAATGTCAGCTTTACAGAGCGCGAGCGTGCCGCCTGTCACCACAAAAAGTATCCAACTTCAAGAGAGCCAGACCCCCAACGCCCGCGGAGTGAGAATGGAGATAAAAAGCAAAAGCCGGGTACGCCCAGGATCTCTGTTCGATGAGGTTCGTAAGACCGCCCGGCTCAACCAGAGGCCGAGAAACCAGGAGAGCTCCAGCGAGGAGAGCTCCCCCTCTGTGGGAAAGATGAGGGGGACGTCGCGCACGCGGTCCCCGAAGAAGTCCAGGTCCGCGTCCAGGAAGTCACACTCTGTTTCCAGTCACCGGTCCCACTCCCGAGGCTGGTCCCACTCTTACAGCAGGTCCAGGAGTAGATCCCGCAGCTCCAGCTACTCTTCTAG GAGCCGTAGCAGGAGTCGAAGGAGACACGGAAGAGGACGGTCACGCTCTCGTAGCAGCACATATAGAAGTTACAGGAGTCACAG TCGGACATACAGTAGAAGTCATTCCAGAAGTCGCTCATATAATCGGCGTCGGAGATCCAG GTCAGACTCTTATGACAGCTATTCCAGTCGGAGCGTGAGCAGGAGACGAGGTTACAGGCGAAGTGACAGCTACAGGAGCTCAGACCGCCGATCCCG GTCGTCCCGCTCCTCGAGTCGCAGCTCTTCCAGACGCAGGAGTCACAGTCGCAGCAGCCGCTACAGTTGA